From one Streptomyces sp. N50 genomic stretch:
- the corA gene encoding magnesium/cobalt transporter CorA — protein MSMAGNLRKVTGLGRVGGLRKVARLARRHPRVDLSHHARSPLGSSVVKCVTYQDGVRVPVAGDLVDTVERVRKKEDGFVWLGLHEPTNEEFAGIAELFDLHPLAVEDAIEAHQRPKVERYGETLFAVFKTVCYVEHEKLTATSEVVDTGEIMVFVGADFVITVRHGRHGSLGPLREELESNPRQLAKGPAAVLHAIADHVVDDYLSVTDSVQADIDQVETDVFAENGARADPGRIYQLKRELLELKRAVVPLSRPLEELATRPMRVIGPEIQAYFRDVSDHLLRAKEQIASFDELLNSILQAHLAQVTVAQNEDMRKITAWAAVIAVPTMVCGVYGMNFDHMPELHWRFGYPLVIGVILVSCLALYRGFRRNGWL, from the coding sequence ATGTCCATGGCAGGGAATCTTCGGAAGGTCACGGGCCTCGGCAGGGTCGGCGGCCTCCGCAAGGTGGCACGGCTGGCCCGGCGGCACCCGCGGGTCGACCTGAGCCACCATGCCCGGTCACCGCTGGGCTCCTCGGTGGTGAAGTGCGTCACGTATCAGGACGGCGTCCGGGTGCCGGTCGCCGGCGACCTGGTGGACACCGTCGAGCGGGTGCGCAAGAAGGAGGACGGCTTCGTCTGGCTCGGCCTGCACGAGCCGACGAACGAGGAGTTCGCGGGCATCGCCGAGCTCTTCGACCTGCACCCGCTCGCGGTCGAGGACGCGATCGAGGCGCATCAGCGCCCGAAGGTGGAGCGCTACGGCGAGACGCTGTTCGCGGTGTTCAAGACGGTCTGCTACGTCGAGCACGAGAAGCTGACGGCGACCAGCGAGGTCGTGGACACCGGCGAGATCATGGTGTTCGTCGGCGCCGACTTCGTGATCACCGTGCGGCACGGGCGGCACGGCTCACTGGGGCCGCTGCGCGAGGAGTTGGAGTCGAACCCCCGGCAGCTCGCCAAGGGACCGGCCGCGGTGCTGCACGCGATCGCGGACCATGTGGTCGACGACTATCTGAGCGTCACGGACTCGGTGCAGGCGGACATCGACCAGGTGGAGACGGACGTGTTCGCGGAGAACGGCGCGCGGGCGGACCCGGGCCGTATCTACCAACTCAAGCGTGAACTCCTGGAGTTGAAGCGGGCGGTCGTCCCCCTCAGCCGCCCGCTGGAGGAGCTCGCCACCCGGCCGATGCGGGTGATCGGACCGGAGATACAGGCCTACTTCCGGGACGTCTCCGACCACTTGCTGCGCGCGAAGGAGCAGATCGCGTCCTTCGACGAACTGCTCAACTCGATTCTGCAGGCGCACCTCGCCCAGGTGACGGTCGCGCAGAACGAGGACATGCGGAAGATCACGGCCTGGGCCGCGGTGATCGCCGTACCGACGATGGTGTGCGGTGTGTACGGCATGAACTTCGACCACATGCCGGAGCTGCACTGGCGGTTCGGCTATCCCCTGGTCATAGGCGTGATACTCGTGTCCTGTCTGGCGCTGTACCGGGGCTTCCGGCGCAACGGCTGGCTGTGA
- a CDS encoding CBS domain-containing protein — MTTAGDIMHRGAQWIPAHETLDRAAQLMRELGVGALPISDENERLCGILTDRDIVVGCVAMGHDPAKITAGEMAQGTPRWIDSGADVGEVLQEMQGHQIRRLPVIENKRLVGMISEADLAQHLTEEQLAGWVESVYARSGMR; from the coding sequence ATGACCACCGCCGGAGACATCATGCACCGGGGCGCCCAGTGGATCCCCGCCCATGAAACCCTGGACCGCGCCGCCCAGCTGATGCGCGAACTGGGCGTCGGAGCCCTGCCCATCAGCGACGAGAACGAACGGCTCTGCGGCATCCTCACCGACCGGGACATCGTCGTCGGCTGTGTGGCCATGGGCCACGACCCGGCCAAAATCACCGCGGGCGAGATGGCCCAGGGCACACCCCGCTGGATCGACTCCGGCGCCGATGTCGGCGAGGTGCTCCAAGAGATGCAGGGACACCAGATCCGCCGGCTCCCCGTCATCGAGAACAAACGCCTCGTCGGCATGATCAGCGAGGCCGACCTGGCCCAGCATCTGACGGAGGAACAGCTCGCAGGCTGGGTCGAGAGCGTCTACGCCCGCAGCGGTATGCGCTGA
- a CDS encoding uridine kinase, which translates to MGPVRLEAITWDRLGDLLAERLLDLKPADGSPWPRVAFDGAPAGRPGDLAERVAEALRVRGRSSLVVGTEGFLRPASLRLEYGRQDVEAYYDGWFDTRALWREVFGPLEPDGDGRVLPDLWDPVADRATRSPYVQLPPGAVLLLHGPLLLRHWFPFDLSVHVLLSPGALRRRTPEPEHWTLPAFERYEDETDPAGTADVLVRADDPRHPAWNG; encoded by the coding sequence ATGGGCCCTGTGCGACTGGAAGCGATCACCTGGGACCGGCTCGGCGACCTCCTCGCCGAGCGTCTGCTCGACCTGAAGCCGGCCGACGGCAGCCCCTGGCCGCGCGTCGCCTTCGACGGCGCCCCGGCGGGCCGTCCCGGCGACCTCGCCGAGCGCGTCGCGGAGGCGCTGCGCGTCCGCGGCCGCTCCTCGCTCGTCGTCGGCACCGAGGGGTTCCTGCGCCCCGCCTCGCTGCGTCTGGAGTACGGACGCCAGGACGTCGAGGCGTACTACGACGGCTGGTTCGACACCCGTGCCCTGTGGCGCGAGGTCTTCGGCCCGCTCGAACCGGACGGCGACGGCCGCGTCCTGCCCGACCTGTGGGACCCGGTCGCCGACCGCGCCACCCGCAGCCCCTACGTCCAACTCCCGCCCGGCGCCGTCCTGTTGCTGCACGGTCCCCTCCTCCTCCGGCACTGGTTCCCCTTCGACCTGTCCGTCCACGTCCTCCTCTCGCCGGGCGCCCTGCGCCGCCGTACCCCCGAGCCCGAGCACTGGACCCTCCCCGCCTTCGAGCGCTACGAGGACGAGACCGACCCGGCCGGCACGGCGGACGTCCTGGTCCGCGCTGACGACCCGCGTCACCCGGCGTGGAACGGCTGA
- a CDS encoding helix-turn-helix domain-containing protein has product MTDATDAVRQEPLDPHMFDPVCPSSAMPFRVGDKWTGMIVRCLEGGPRRFTELRTPLRAVTPKVLSETLRAMQRDGLLTRTAYDENPPRVEYALTPLGRSLLPLLDAARAWSETHLPHLLAARSGHRPDAP; this is encoded by the coding sequence ATGACCGACGCGACGGACGCCGTACGGCAGGAACCGCTCGACCCCCACATGTTCGACCCCGTCTGTCCCTCCTCCGCCATGCCCTTCCGCGTCGGCGACAAGTGGACCGGCATGATCGTCCGCTGCCTCGAAGGCGGCCCGCGCCGCTTCACCGAACTCCGTACACCGCTCAGGGCGGTCACCCCCAAGGTCCTCAGCGAGACCCTGCGCGCCATGCAACGGGACGGCCTGCTGACCAGGACCGCGTACGACGAGAACCCGCCGCGCGTCGAATACGCCCTCACCCCGCTCGGCCGCAGCCTCCTCCCGCTCCTCGACGCCGCCCGCGCCTGGAGCGAGACCCACCTTCCGCACCTCCTCGCGGCCCGGAGCGGCCACCGGCCCGACGCACCCTGA
- a CDS encoding NAD(P)-dependent oxidoreductase, with the protein MSGIVVLGAGGRAGRAVTAEALGRGHEVTAVVRDPARYAELAVAGVSVVRGDVTDAGSVREAAGGSVGAVHAVSPFSGPEQGFDALDPDFFVKAADALLTGLAGAGVRRLVAVGLFADLLGADGRPVMDDPSAFPPEIRPFALAHTAGLRRLREAGRSEVDWVMLTPGGGLDQGAPRTGRHRLGGERVPEGAPGLSYADLAVAVLDEIETPTRHRERASVFVPRDVRRAAEK; encoded by the coding sequence ATGAGCGGGATCGTGGTCCTGGGGGCCGGAGGCCGAGCGGGGCGGGCCGTGACGGCGGAGGCGCTGGGGCGTGGGCATGAGGTGACCGCCGTGGTGCGGGATCCGGCGCGGTACGCGGAACTCGCGGTGGCGGGCGTCTCGGTGGTGCGGGGCGATGTGACCGATGCCGGGTCGGTGCGGGAGGCCGCGGGCGGGTCGGTCGGTGCCGTGCACGCGGTGTCGCCGTTCAGCGGGCCCGAGCAGGGCTTCGACGCGCTCGACCCCGACTTCTTCGTCAAGGCGGCGGACGCGTTGCTGACAGGGCTGGCCGGGGCGGGGGTGCGGCGGCTCGTCGCGGTCGGGCTGTTCGCGGATCTCCTCGGGGCGGACGGGCGGCCGGTGATGGACGACCCCTCTGCGTTCCCGCCGGAGATACGGCCGTTCGCGCTGGCCCACACGGCAGGACTGCGGCGCCTGCGGGAGGCGGGCCGGAGCGAGGTCGACTGGGTGATGCTCACCCCGGGCGGCGGCCTGGACCAGGGCGCCCCGCGCACCGGACGGCACCGCCTGGGCGGTGAGCGGGTGCCGGAGGGCGCGCCCGGGCTGTCGTACGCGGATCTGGCGGTGGCGGTGCTCGACGAGATCGAGACGCCGACCCGGCACCGCGAGCGCGCGTCGGTGTTCGTCCCGCGGGACGTGCGCAGGGCCGCTGAGAAATAG
- a CDS encoding DUF2293 domain-containing protein, translating into MAPLTTPPTPRGLLVVQPLRKRHCAGCRRGPLPLVVVEGGVPRCLDCVDLGHLVFLPRGDTALTRRAREESGLSAVVVRFHRRRGRYERQGVLVEEAGLARAEERCLADAEARRRRRARDAVRRAAEDVRFAEAFAAEIRRLFPGCPEARARAVAAHASARGSGRVGRSAAGRALSEGAVVSAVVAAVRHVDTPYDQLLMSGVPRHEARRRISVGVEGVLREWRECGVRTETREEAEAG; encoded by the coding sequence ATGGCACCGCTCACGACTCCCCCCACCCCCCGTGGACTTCTGGTTGTTCAGCCGCTCAGGAAGCGGCACTGTGCCGGGTGCCGTCGGGGGCCGTTGCCGTTGGTGGTCGTCGAAGGCGGTGTGCCGCGGTGTCTCGACTGTGTGGATCTCGGGCATCTGGTGTTCCTGCCGCGCGGCGACACGGCGTTGACGCGCCGGGCGCGGGAGGAGAGTGGGTTGTCGGCGGTGGTGGTGCGGTTCCACCGGCGGCGGGGCCGGTACGAGCGGCAGGGTGTCCTCGTCGAGGAGGCGGGGCTCGCGCGGGCCGAGGAGCGGTGTCTCGCGGACGCGGAGGCGCGACGGCGGCGCCGGGCGCGGGACGCGGTGCGGCGGGCCGCGGAGGACGTGCGGTTCGCGGAGGCGTTCGCGGCGGAGATACGGCGCCTGTTCCCCGGCTGCCCCGAGGCACGGGCCCGGGCCGTCGCCGCGCATGCCTCGGCGCGGGGCAGCGGGCGGGTAGGGCGGAGCGCGGCGGGGCGGGCGTTGTCCGAGGGCGCGGTGGTCTCGGCGGTGGTGGCGGCCGTACGACATGTGGACACGCCCTACGACCAGTTGCTGATGAGTGGGGTGCCGCGACATGAGGCGCGGCGGCGGATCTCGGTGGGGGTGGAGGGGGTGCTGCGGGAGTGGCGGGAATGCGGGGTGCGAACGGAGACCAGGGAAGAGGCGGAGGCCGGGTGA
- a CDS encoding DUF1772 domain-containing protein produces the protein MIGEPYVTLTVLGVLATGVMAGVFCAFSVLVMRGLAGLPPAQGVAAMNAINTAAMTPAFMLLFAGSAVVCAVIAVVTFVLWPDQGTVELLLGSALYLFGAFGLTLVANVPRNEALLRLDPGTPEAAAYWPSYVREWTMWNHVRAIASAAAALVYMLALT, from the coding sequence ATGATCGGTGAACCGTATGTCACCCTGACGGTTCTGGGGGTGCTCGCGACCGGGGTGATGGCCGGGGTCTTCTGTGCCTTCTCCGTGCTGGTCATGCGGGGGCTGGCCGGGTTGCCGCCCGCGCAGGGGGTCGCCGCGATGAACGCGATCAACACGGCGGCGATGACGCCGGCCTTCATGCTGCTGTTCGCCGGTTCCGCGGTGGTGTGCGCGGTGATCGCCGTGGTGACGTTCGTGCTGTGGCCGGATCAGGGGACCGTGGAGCTGCTGCTGGGCAGCGCGCTGTATCTGTTCGGCGCGTTCGGGCTGACCCTCGTCGCGAACGTGCCCCGCAACGAGGCGCTGCTGAGGCTGGACCCGGGGACGCCGGAGGCCGCCGCGTACTGGCCGTCGTACGTACGCGAGTGGACGATGTGGAATCACGTCCGCGCGATCGCCTCGGCCGCCGCCGCGCTGGTGTACATGCTGGCCCTCACCTGA
- a CDS encoding glutamate synthase subunit beta, producing MADPKGFMTTPREEWPRRPVEERVRDWDEVYVPGALLPIVTKQADRCMDCGVPFCHDACPLGNLIPEWNDLVSRDDWRAAADRLHATNNFPEFTGRLCPAPCEAGCVLAINQPAVTIKNVEVAIADRAWSDGFAPPRPPDRLSGRTVAVIGSGPTGLAAAQQLTRAGHTVAVYERDDRLGGLMRYGIPEFKMEKRHLERRLEQMRAEGTKFRTSTTVGRDIGAAELRARYDAVVIATGATAWRELDVPGRELTGVHQAMEYLPLANRVCEGDLAASPLSAAGKHVVIVGGGDTGADCLGTAVREGAASVTQLDIYAQPDAERDEDAEPWPTYPKIYRLSAAHEEARDLETAPAAHADARLFAASTLHFEGDGDGHVRSLHLVEVDAQRRPLDNSGRGLPADLVLLALGFSGPDREDGLVDQLRLAMAPRGTITRDADFATSARGVFVAGDAARGQSLIVWAIAEGRAVAAAVDRYLTGSSQLPAPIGPYDRPMTV from the coding sequence ATGGCCGATCCCAAGGGTTTTATGACCACTCCGCGCGAGGAGTGGCCCCGCAGGCCCGTCGAGGAGCGGGTGCGGGACTGGGACGAGGTGTATGTCCCGGGCGCGCTGCTGCCGATCGTCACGAAGCAGGCCGACCGGTGCATGGACTGCGGCGTCCCGTTCTGCCACGACGCCTGCCCGCTCGGCAACCTGATCCCCGAGTGGAACGATCTCGTCAGCCGGGACGACTGGCGCGCGGCGGCCGACCGGCTGCACGCCACCAACAACTTCCCGGAATTCACCGGGCGGTTGTGCCCGGCGCCGTGCGAGGCGGGGTGCGTGCTCGCCATCAACCAGCCCGCGGTCACCATCAAGAACGTCGAGGTCGCCATCGCCGACCGCGCCTGGAGCGACGGTTTCGCGCCACCTCGGCCACCGGACCGGCTGTCGGGGCGGACCGTCGCGGTGATCGGCTCCGGGCCCACCGGCCTCGCCGCGGCACAGCAGTTGACGCGCGCGGGGCACACGGTCGCCGTGTACGAGCGGGACGACCGGCTCGGCGGCCTGATGCGGTACGGCATCCCCGAGTTCAAGATGGAGAAACGGCATCTGGAACGGCGGCTGGAGCAGATGCGGGCCGAGGGCACGAAGTTCCGTACGTCGACGACGGTCGGGCGGGACATCGGGGCGGCCGAACTGCGGGCGCGCTACGACGCGGTGGTGATCGCCACGGGAGCGACGGCATGGCGTGAACTGGACGTGCCGGGGCGGGAGTTGACCGGCGTCCACCAGGCGATGGAGTACCTTCCGCTGGCCAACCGGGTGTGCGAGGGCGACTTGGCGGCCTCTCCCCTGTCCGCCGCCGGGAAGCATGTCGTGATCGTGGGCGGCGGCGACACGGGGGCCGACTGCCTGGGCACCGCGGTGCGTGAAGGGGCCGCGTCCGTCACCCAGTTGGACATCTACGCCCAGCCGGACGCCGAGCGCGACGAGGACGCGGAGCCCTGGCCGACGTATCCGAAGATCTATCGGCTCTCGGCCGCGCACGAGGAGGCGCGGGACCTGGAGACGGCTCCGGCGGCGCACGCGGACGCGCGGCTGTTCGCGGCGTCGACGCTCCACTTCGAGGGCGACGGGGACGGGCACGTGCGGTCCCTGCACCTGGTCGAAGTCGACGCGCAGCGGCGCCCGTTGGACAATTCCGGACGCGGCCTGCCCGCCGATCTCGTACTGCTCGCCCTCGGGTTCTCCGGGCCCGACCGCGAGGACGGCCTCGTCGATCAACTGCGGTTGGCGATGGCGCCGCGCGGCACGATCACCCGGGACGCGGACTTCGCGACGAGTGCGCGCGGTGTGTTCGTCGCCGGGGACGCGGCGCGCGGGCAGTCGCTGATCGTGTGGGCGATCGCGGAGGGGCGGGCGGTGGCGGCGGCCGTAGACCGTTATCTGACGGGCAGTTCCCAACTCCCGGCCCCCATCGGGCCGTACGACCGCCCTATGACCGTGTGA
- a CDS encoding PEP/pyruvate-binding domain-containing protein, with product MTTLDERHGEDAREAEGAYRPDATVPLGQLTAIEPLFAGSKAANLARAARAGLPVLPGFVIPEGAGDDPATLRRAWRDLSDSGARPLVVRSSSPQEDTEQSSLAGQFASVLDVRGWSAFRTAVRTVLDSAHRPDGSTAPMAVLVQPMLTARVGGVMFGADPVEGRADRMLVSAVRGGPDSLVSGEQAGTDYWLSRRGRLLRTEPPTADALLTPSELRRLARLARRARRVFGGPQDIEFGFGFGFGFGFDEDGDQVGGGRLWLFQSRPITAMAARPSRGARLLGPGPVAETLPGQLQPLEEDLWVTPMARGLTAALDIAGSAPRRLLRTVPVVTTVGGWAAADLRLLGAAPPRRRGLALLNPAPGARRLGAAWRVGRLTAALPGLSADLVADVDRRLVQVPAPAELTGPDLAAQLRWTRAALVSLHAQEALAGALLHEPPKSRTAAGAALTALAETRALGIPDDQAAAVAPSVLALTAPSLRGRGQGQERGRLPQGSAPDAGNTGLEQRPVAPAERRTPGAPPQRRTPSAPPQRRTPGASPEQQTPNTPLQQQTPAARPSRESDPGDRMPGSAPTPALGSNGPSPKPTPTLSPTPTPTPTPAPAPAPAPAPAPAPAPTNHHSPSPLPLTTGRTPSLPPRESLRLRIRWVQELQVRLVREAARRLGLAAADRVGLLRWPELAAVLDGEPLPGDLLERVPQAESPPLPDAFRLSAAGTVVAERTGTGGKGTTDGDGRGVSGGRAVGTVWDGTGPRPTDPVLVVRTLDPALAPLLPRLTALVAQTGSPLSHLAVLAREFGLPAVVGTTDAVRRFPPGSRVAVDGTTGDVRPEEARTGNERTGDGR from the coding sequence ATGACGACGCTCGACGAACGTCATGGCGAGGACGCGCGGGAGGCGGAGGGGGCGTACCGCCCGGACGCCACCGTCCCCCTCGGCCAACTCACGGCGATAGAGCCCCTGTTCGCCGGTTCCAAGGCGGCCAACCTCGCCCGCGCGGCCCGGGCGGGACTGCCCGTGCTTCCCGGGTTCGTGATCCCCGAGGGCGCGGGCGACGACCCCGCCACCCTGCGCCGCGCCTGGCGGGACCTCTCCGATTCCGGGGCGCGGCCCCTCGTCGTACGGTCCTCCTCACCCCAGGAGGACACCGAACAGTCGTCCCTGGCCGGGCAGTTCGCCTCCGTGCTCGATGTGCGCGGGTGGTCCGCCTTCCGTACGGCCGTGCGGACGGTGCTCGATTCGGCGCACCGGCCCGACGGGTCCACCGCGCCGATGGCGGTGCTGGTGCAGCCGATGCTGACGGCTCGGGTCGGCGGGGTGATGTTCGGCGCCGATCCCGTCGAGGGGCGTGCCGACCGGATGCTGGTGAGCGCGGTGCGCGGCGGTCCGGACAGTCTGGTCAGTGGTGAACAGGCCGGTACCGATTACTGGTTGAGCCGACGGGGGCGGTTGCTGCGCACCGAGCCACCGACTGCCGACGCGCTGCTCACGCCCTCCGAACTACGGCGACTGGCCCGGCTCGCGCGCCGGGCACGGCGGGTGTTCGGAGGGCCGCAGGACATCGAGTTCGGGTTCGGATTCGGGTTCGGGTTCGGGTTCGACGAGGACGGGGATCAAGTCGGGGGCGGACGGCTGTGGTTGTTCCAGAGCCGGCCGATCACCGCCATGGCGGCGCGGCCTTCGCGCGGGGCGCGGTTGCTCGGGCCCGGGCCGGTCGCGGAGACGCTGCCGGGCCAACTCCAGCCGCTGGAAGAGGACTTGTGGGTCACACCGATGGCCCGCGGGCTGACCGCCGCGCTGGACATCGCGGGCAGCGCACCGCGTCGGCTGCTGCGTACGGTACCGGTCGTCACGACGGTCGGCGGCTGGGCCGCGGCCGACCTACGGCTGCTCGGCGCGGCCCCGCCCAGGCGCCGGGGGCTCGCCCTCCTCAACCCGGCGCCGGGAGCACGGCGGCTCGGCGCGGCCTGGCGGGTCGGCCGACTCACGGCGGCACTGCCCGGGCTGTCCGCTGACCTCGTGGCGGACGTCGACCGCCGCCTCGTCCAGGTCCCGGCCCCCGCGGAACTCACCGGCCCCGACCTGGCCGCCCAACTCCGCTGGACCCGCGCCGCCTTGGTCTCCCTGCACGCCCAAGAGGCCCTCGCGGGCGCCCTGTTGCACGAGCCGCCCAAGTCCCGCACAGCGGCGGGGGCCGCCCTGACCGCCCTCGCGGAGACACGGGCCCTTGGCATCCCGGACGACCAGGCAGCAGCCGTCGCGCCGAGCGTGCTGGCACTCACGGCACCGAGCTTGCGGGGGCGGGGGCAGGGGCAGGAGCGGGGGCGCTTGCCGCAGGGCTCAGCGCCGGATGCCGGAAACACCGGCCTGGAACAACGGCCGGTCGCGCCGGCCGAGCGGAGAACCCCGGGCGCCCCTCCCCAGCGGAGAACCCCGAGCGCCCCTCCCCAGCGGAGAACCCCGGGCGCCTCTCCCGAGCAGCAGACACCGAACACCCCTCTCCAGCAACAGACACCGGCCGCCCGACCAAGCCGGGAGAGCGACCCCGGCGACCGGATGCCAGGGTCCGCCCCCACGCCGGCACTCGGAAGCAACGGCCCCTCCCCAAAGCCGACGCCCACGCTCTCACCAACACCAACACCAACACCAACGCCCGCACCCGCACCCGCACCCGCACCCGCACCCGCACCCGCACCCGCACCAACGAACCACCACTCCCCCAGCCCCCTCCCCCTCACCACAGGCCGCACCCCCTCCCTCCCACCCCGAGAATCCCTCCGCCTCCGCATCCGCTGGGTCCAAGAGCTACAGGTACGCCTCGTGCGAGAGGCCGCGCGCAGGCTCGGCCTGGCCGCCGCGGATCGCGTAGGGCTGCTGCGCTGGCCGGAGTTGGCCGCCGTACTCGACGGCGAACCCCTGCCTGGTGACCTTCTCGAACGCGTGCCGCAGGCCGAGTCACCGCCGTTGCCGGACGCCTTCCGACTGTCGGCGGCGGGCACGGTGGTCGCCGAACGCACGGGCACCGGCGGCAAGGGCACCACTGACGGTGACGGCCGGGGCGTCTCCGGCGGACGCGCCGTAGGGACGGTCTGGGACGGGACCGGGCCGCGCCCCACCGACCCCGTGCTCGTCGTCCGCACCCTCGACCCGGCACTCGCCCCGCTCCTGCCCCGCCTCACCGCGCTGGTCGCCCAGACCGGCAGCCCGTTGTCCCATCTCGCGGTGCTGGCACGGGAGTTCGGGTTGCCTGCCGTGGTCGGCACGACCGACGCGGTACGGCGCTTCCCGCCCGGTTCACGCGTCGCCGTCGACGGCACCACCGGTGACGTACGCCCGGAAGAGGCCCGGACGGGCAACGAGCGGACAGGGGACGGACGATGA
- a CDS encoding fused DSP-PTPase phosphatase/NAD kinase-like protein, with the protein MATVLTPTPRLRLPRRAMRLLLVVALGYLALWATGALGILALSYWVREETPPPPGTRTVQGIQHFQPVDTEGKLWRGAAPSPGGYRELARLGFTTVVDLRAEDLSAAQLAEPGRAGLDVVRLPIRDGQTPTPVQVRRFLDVVASAAGPVFVHCGAGVGRTGTMAAAYLVRTGEASAASAVRRNLAVGPPSIEQIYYALSLGRGPGRLEQPPFPVVAVSRLVDAPRRMLSWF; encoded by the coding sequence ATGGCAACCGTCCTCACGCCCACGCCCCGACTCCGCCTGCCCAGACGTGCGATGAGGCTGCTCCTCGTCGTCGCCCTCGGCTACCTCGCCCTGTGGGCCACCGGCGCGCTGGGCATCCTCGCGCTGTCGTACTGGGTACGCGAGGAGACCCCGCCACCTCCCGGGACCCGTACCGTGCAGGGCATCCAGCACTTCCAACCCGTGGACACCGAGGGGAAGTTGTGGCGAGGCGCCGCTCCCTCCCCCGGCGGCTACCGGGAGTTGGCCCGCCTCGGCTTCACCACCGTCGTGGATCTGCGGGCCGAGGACCTGAGCGCGGCGCAGCTCGCCGAACCGGGCAGGGCCGGCTTGGACGTCGTACGACTGCCCATTCGGGACGGGCAGACGCCAACTCCCGTGCAGGTACGGCGGTTTCTCGACGTCGTCGCGTCGGCGGCCGGGCCGGTGTTCGTGCACTGCGGTGCGGGGGTGGGCCGTACGGGGACGATGGCGGCGGCGTATCTCGTGCGGACCGGGGAGGCGTCGGCGGCGTCGGCGGTCCGGCGGAATCTCGCCGTCGGGCCGCCGTCGATCGAGCAGATCTACTACGCGCTGAGCCTCGGCCGGGGCCCGGGCCGGCTGGAGCAGCCGCCGTTCCCGGTGGTCGCCGTCAGCCGACTGGTGGACGCCCCGCGCCGCATGCTGTCGTGGTTCTGA
- a CDS encoding SAM-dependent methyltransferase produces MTVRPTGETNRIDTSRPHPARMYDWYLGGKDNYPVDAEMGRQMLALDPRVPVMARVNRAFTHRATRWLTEHGVRQFLDIGTGIPTEPNLHQVAQAVAPGARVVYCDNDPAVLAHSAALLRGTPEGATAYAQADVRDPDAVIEAARAVLDLTRPVALSLVALLHFVPDEDGAHELVDGLLSQLPSGSYLMMTHATADFTPEESTAAVEKLTAAGITLTLRPRAGFARFFTGLDLVEPGVTVVDQWHPELGEPVPGQNDGTIPGYGAVGRKP; encoded by the coding sequence ATGACCGTGCGGCCCACCGGCGAGACCAACAGGATCGACACCAGCAGGCCCCACCCCGCCCGCATGTACGACTGGTATCTCGGCGGCAAGGACAACTACCCCGTCGACGCCGAGATGGGCCGCCAGATGCTCGCCCTCGACCCGAGGGTGCCGGTCATGGCACGTGTCAACCGCGCGTTCACGCACCGGGCCACCCGCTGGCTCACCGAGCACGGCGTACGGCAGTTCCTGGACATCGGCACGGGCATCCCGACCGAGCCGAACCTGCACCAGGTCGCACAGGCCGTCGCGCCCGGGGCACGTGTCGTCTACTGCGACAACGACCCGGCCGTGCTGGCCCATTCGGCGGCCCTGCTGCGCGGCACACCCGAGGGCGCCACCGCGTATGCGCAGGCCGATGTGCGCGATCCCGACGCCGTCATCGAGGCCGCGCGAGCGGTCCTCGACCTCACCCGGCCCGTCGCCCTGTCCCTCGTCGCACTGCTGCACTTCGTCCCCGACGAGGACGGCGCGCACGAGCTGGTCGACGGCCTGCTGTCCCAACTCCCCAGCGGCAGCTACCTGATGATGACCCACGCCACCGCCGACTTCACCCCGGAGGAGTCGACGGCGGCGGTCGAGAAGCTCACGGCGGCGGGCATCACCCTGACCCTCCGCCCCCGCGCCGGCTTCGCCCGCTTCTTCACCGGCCTCGACCTGGTCGAGCCCGGCGTGACGGTGGTCGACCAGTGGCATCCGGAGCTGGGCGAGCCGGTGCCGGGCCAGAACGACGGCACGATTCCGGGCTACGGCGCGGTGGGGCGCAAGCCCTGA
- a CDS encoding DUF397 domain-containing protein, which translates to MDRIKPRMSVYNGMPARDLGSEGWHKPWSGGNGGNCLEAMKLADGRIAVRQSTDPDGPALIYTTDEMTAFIEGAKAGEADFLLS; encoded by the coding sequence ATGGATCGCATCAAGCCGCGTATGAGCGTCTACAACGGTATGCCCGCGCGGGACTTGGGAAGCGAAGGCTGGCACAAGCCGTGGAGCGGCGGCAACGGCGGCAACTGCCTGGAGGCGATGAAGCTCGCCGACGGCCGGATCGCCGTCCGTCAGTCCACCGACCCGGACGGGCCGGCCCTGATCTACACGACCGACGAGATGACGGCGTTCATCGAGGGGGCGAAAGCGGGCGAGGCGGACTTCTTGCTGTCCTGA